A single region of the Halopiger xanaduensis SH-6 genome encodes:
- a CDS encoding nicotinate-nucleotide--dimethylbenzimidazole phosphoribosyltransferase: MRVLLAAGATETALIEGISAAGASPELMAHTPAADAEILAYGEPTAAPVTPVSPTGCPTPAAVTRSVREVIGFDVAVVDAGLAEPTTAPTVDLGADVAPGADVREDEAVPDAAAIFDRAHGYGASLPDDELLIGETIPGGTTTALGVLTALGEPTGVSSSLPENPLERKRRVVDEGLAASDLEPGACEGTPLEAIRAVGDPVQPTVAGVAAGALESGTGTAVTLAGGTQMVAVAALLRHAGVDAPLSIATTSFVADERGAELEAACERFDCDLTITDPGFDAPEREHVAMTRYCAGEAKEGVAMGGALSLVPDGRMADVRDRFETVCDRLGIDAERGGEGGRGS; this comes from the coding sequence ATGCGCGTACTACTCGCAGCCGGAGCGACCGAGACCGCACTGATCGAGGGGATAAGCGCCGCCGGCGCGTCCCCGGAACTGATGGCCCACACCCCCGCGGCCGACGCCGAGATCCTCGCCTACGGCGAGCCGACCGCCGCGCCCGTGACGCCGGTGAGTCCGACCGGCTGTCCGACGCCCGCGGCGGTCACCCGCTCCGTGCGGGAGGTGATCGGCTTCGACGTCGCGGTCGTCGACGCCGGACTCGCCGAGCCGACGACCGCGCCGACGGTCGATCTCGGCGCCGACGTCGCGCCCGGCGCGGACGTCCGCGAGGACGAGGCCGTCCCGGACGCCGCGGCGATCTTCGATCGCGCGCACGGGTACGGCGCGAGCCTCCCCGACGATGAACTCCTGATCGGCGAGACGATCCCCGGCGGGACGACGACGGCCCTGGGCGTGCTCACCGCGCTCGGCGAGCCGACCGGCGTCTCCTCCTCGCTGCCCGAGAATCCGCTCGAGCGCAAGCGCCGGGTGGTCGACGAGGGACTCGCCGCCAGCGACCTCGAGCCCGGCGCGTGCGAGGGGACGCCCCTCGAGGCGATCCGGGCCGTCGGCGATCCCGTCCAGCCGACGGTGGCCGGCGTCGCGGCCGGCGCGCTCGAGTCCGGTACTGGGACCGCGGTCACGCTCGCCGGGGGCACGCAGATGGTCGCCGTGGCCGCACTCCTGCGCCACGCCGGCGTCGACGCGCCGCTGTCGATCGCGACGACGTCGTTCGTCGCCGACGAGCGCGGCGCGGAGCTCGAGGCCGCCTGCGAGCGGTTCGACTGCGACCTCACGATAACCGACCCCGGCTTCGACGCGCCCGAGCGCGAGCACGTCGCGATGACCCGCTACTGCGCCGGCGAGGCGAAGGAAGGCGTCGCGATGGGCGGCGCGCTCTCGCTGGTGCCGGACGGCCGGATGGCCGACGTACGGGATCGATTCGAGACCGTGTGCGACCGGCTCGGCATCGACGCCGAACGGGGAGGTGAGGGCGGCCGTGGATCCTGA
- a CDS encoding GTP--adenosylcobinamide-phosphateguanylyl transferase, whose amino-acid sequence MCGGKGTRLESPREKPLHPIGGTPMVDRVVAALADSRVETIYAAVSPNAPETRARLERAAGDREDLTAVETPGEGYVADLMAILERDDISTPVLTVAADLPLLEAPVVDRVLERHVQGERGRSRTVCVPVALKRRLGVSVDSQLESRPHLAPTGVNVVGDADAADSIDVHYDARLAVNVNRLQDARIADEWTIDLS is encoded by the coding sequence ATGTGCGGCGGGAAGGGAACCCGCCTCGAGAGCCCCCGCGAGAAGCCCCTGCACCCGATCGGCGGCACGCCGATGGTCGACCGCGTCGTGGCGGCCCTCGCGGACAGTCGCGTCGAGACGATCTACGCCGCCGTCTCGCCGAACGCACCCGAGACGCGGGCCCGCCTCGAGCGCGCCGCGGGCGACCGCGAGGACCTGACAGCCGTGGAAACGCCGGGCGAGGGCTACGTCGCAGACCTGATGGCCATTCTCGAGCGCGACGATATTTCGACCCCGGTGCTCACCGTCGCCGCCGACCTCCCGCTGCTCGAGGCGCCGGTCGTCGATCGCGTGCTCGAGCGCCACGTACAGGGCGAGCGCGGCCGGTCGCGGACCGTCTGCGTCCCCGTCGCGCTCAAGCGACGGCTCGGCGTCAGCGTTGATTCGCAACTCGAGTCGCGCCCGCACCTCGCGCCGACGGGCGTCAACGTCGTCGGCGACGCCGACGCGGCCGATTCGATCGACGTCCACTACGACGCGCGACTCGCGGTGAACGTGAACCGACTCCAGGACGCTCGAATCGCAGACGAATGGACAATCGATCTCAGCTGA
- the cobS gene encoding adenosylcobinamide-GDP ribazoletransferase, producing the protein MSARSRGWLGAVRAAVGFLTRLPVPLREGDWNAFRSRPAAFPLVGLVSGSLAAVPLLAADALPASTVALGYLLAVYAVTGIHHLDGIADLGDALVVHGDAERRREVLKDTTTGVGAVLAVAITVAGLALAGLGLAGLPPRTAVAVAIAAEIGAKLGMAAMACFGTAGFEGMGQQFTEASTPGRFVVPAGILAGATAFIWPHPAAVALWSALAGIGLPWYWANRNLGGINGDVFGAANEIGRVVAVHAGVIAWTLS; encoded by the coding sequence ATGAGCGCTCGCAGCCGAGGGTGGCTCGGCGCGGTACGCGCCGCGGTCGGGTTCCTGACGCGGCTGCCGGTCCCCCTCCGCGAGGGAGACTGGAACGCATTCCGTTCGCGGCCCGCCGCGTTTCCGCTGGTCGGCCTCGTTTCGGGGTCGCTGGCGGCGGTGCCGCTGCTCGCGGCCGACGCGCTGCCGGCGTCGACCGTGGCGCTCGGCTACCTGCTCGCGGTCTACGCCGTGACGGGGATTCACCACCTCGACGGGATCGCCGACCTCGGCGACGCTCTCGTCGTCCACGGCGACGCGGAACGACGACGCGAGGTCCTGAAGGACACGACGACCGGCGTCGGGGCCGTGCTCGCGGTGGCGATCACCGTCGCCGGCCTCGCGCTCGCGGGCCTCGGACTGGCCGGGCTGCCGCCGCGAACGGCGGTTGCAGTTGCGATCGCCGCCGAAATCGGCGCGAAACTCGGCATGGCGGCGATGGCCTGCTTCGGAACCGCGGGGTTCGAGGGGATGGGCCAGCAGTTCACCGAGGCGTCGACGCCGGGACGGTTCGTCGTTCCGGCGGGGATCCTCGCCGGCGCGACTGCCTTCATCTGGCCCCACCCGGCCGCCGTCGCACTGTGGAGCGCACTCGCGGGGATCGGCCTCCCCTGGTACTGGGCGAACCGCAACCTCGGCGGCATCAACGGCGACGTCTTCGGCGCCGCGAACGAGATCGGCCGCGTCGTCGCCGTTCACGCGGGGGTGATCGCGTGGACGCTCTCGTGA
- the cbiB gene encoding adenosylcobinamide-phosphate synthase CbiB, which produces MIGLAFSLDLLIGEPPNAAHPVAWFGRLVDALDCDRGATTDTRTENADRRQRRAGFAIALFAPLLPAVAAAVLVIAATALAPLAGAVAAALVLFLSMSLRSLLELTDSVVAATAAADLETARERVRGLVGRETSTLSAAELRSAAVESAAENLADGLVATLVPFALLAPISPAAAAAAAAWVKGVNTLDSMLGYPDKPIGTASARLDDLVMWLPARLSAVAIAVAAVDPLALGRARRWARAPPSPNSGWPMATLACALDVRLRKPGVYDLNPERDLPTLADGERAVRVVGRGAAVAVLVAVALAVGADAAVADVAATPLEARLRLVVPEVTIR; this is translated from the coding sequence ATGATCGGACTGGCCTTCAGCCTCGATCTCTTGATCGGCGAGCCGCCGAACGCCGCCCATCCGGTCGCGTGGTTCGGTCGGCTCGTGGACGCGCTTGACTGCGACAGGGGCGCGACGACGGATACCCGCACCGAGAACGCGGATCGACGGCAGCGACGCGCCGGATTCGCGATCGCCCTCTTCGCGCCGCTGCTCCCCGCCGTCGCGGCCGCCGTCCTCGTCATCGCCGCGACCGCGCTCGCCCCGCTCGCGGGCGCCGTCGCCGCCGCGCTCGTGCTCTTTCTGTCGATGAGCCTGCGCTCGCTGCTCGAGCTTACCGACTCCGTGGTCGCGGCAACCGCGGCTGCGGACCTCGAGACGGCCCGCGAACGGGTTCGCGGCCTCGTCGGTCGCGAGACGTCGACGCTTTCGGCGGCGGAGCTCCGCAGCGCCGCCGTCGAGAGCGCGGCCGAGAACCTGGCGGACGGGCTCGTGGCGACGCTGGTCCCGTTCGCCCTGCTCGCACCGATCTCGCCGGCGGCCGCGGCGGCCGCGGCCGCGTGGGTCAAGGGCGTCAACACGCTCGACTCGATGCTCGGCTACCCGGACAAGCCGATCGGCACCGCGAGCGCGCGACTCGACGACCTCGTGATGTGGCTCCCCGCCCGCCTCAGCGCGGTGGCGATCGCCGTCGCCGCCGTCGACCCGCTCGCGCTCGGGCGGGCGCGGCGGTGGGCTCGAGCGCCGCCCTCGCCCAACTCCGGGTGGCCGATGGCGACGCTGGCCTGCGCGCTCGACGTACGGCTCCGCAAGCCGGGCGTCTACGACCTCAATCCCGAGCGCGACCTCCCGACGCTGGCGGACGGCGAGCGGGCCGTGCGCGTCGTCGGACGCGGGGCGGCGGTCGCGGTGCTCGTCGCCGTCGCGCTGGCGGTCGGCGCCGACGCGGCCGTAGCCGATGTGGCCGCGACGCCGCTCGAGGCGCGACTCCGGCTCGTGGTGCCGGAGGTGACGATCCGATGA
- a CDS encoding HAD family hydrolase, producing the protein MGVSFDLFGTLVTAETPSDPAGAVATELAERGVAVPDDWQAAYAEPHVDAPEGAEVPLPAHVARALASRGIDYEHNAVRRAVVAAFDPDVTTRDGAIEAVGAARELGPVAICSNCSVPELVARTLIRADLERDAFDTVVTSVGCGWRKPAPEIFELTADELGVDPSDLVHVGDDPDTDGGVEDIGGTALLLADGENGDGPTIEDVPERLTDRPNANAPMRDSER; encoded by the coding sequence GTGGGAGTATCGTTCGACCTCTTCGGAACGCTCGTGACCGCCGAGACGCCGTCCGATCCGGCCGGCGCCGTCGCGACCGAACTCGCCGAGCGGGGCGTCGCGGTCCCCGACGACTGGCAAGCGGCGTACGCGGAACCGCACGTCGACGCCCCCGAGGGCGCCGAAGTGCCCCTCCCGGCCCACGTCGCCCGCGCGCTCGCGAGCCGCGGCATCGACTACGAGCACAACGCGGTCAGACGGGCCGTCGTCGCGGCGTTCGATCCCGACGTGACGACCAGAGACGGGGCGATCGAGGCGGTCGGCGCAGCCCGCGAACTGGGCCCGGTAGCGATCTGCTCGAACTGCAGCGTCCCCGAGCTCGTCGCCCGCACCCTCATCCGGGCCGACCTCGAGCGAGACGCGTTCGACACGGTCGTCACGAGCGTCGGCTGCGGCTGGCGCAAGCCGGCCCCCGAGATCTTCGAACTGACGGCCGACGAACTCGGCGTCGATCCGAGCGATCTCGTCCACGTCGGCGACGATCCGGACACCGACGGCGGCGTCGAGGATATCGGTGGAACGGCGCTGTTACTCGCGGACGGTGAGAACGGCGACGGACCGACGATCGAGGACGTTCCGGAGCGGCTGACGGACCGACCGAACGCGAACGCACCGATGCGGGACTCGGAGCGATGA
- a CDS encoding translation initiation factor IF-2 subunit beta, whose amino-acid sequence MDYESSLDRAMDDVPDIGGDEQRLQIPDAETQKDGAFTRFRNLGEIADVLSREDEHLHRFIQREMGTSGKLEDGRGRYNGTFSEQDFDMAVDAYVDEYVLCSECGLPDTRLVREDRTPMLRCDACGAFRPVTKRSASSQQQQQQEAVEEGKTYTVEITGTGRKGDGVAEKGEYTIFVPGAEEGDVVEIYIKNISGNLAFAKLA is encoded by the coding sequence ATGGATTACGAATCGAGTCTCGACCGTGCGATGGACGACGTCCCCGACATCGGGGGCGACGAACAGCGGCTCCAGATCCCCGACGCCGAGACCCAGAAGGACGGCGCGTTCACCCGATTCCGCAACCTCGGCGAGATCGCCGACGTTCTCTCGCGCGAGGACGAACACCTCCACCGGTTCATCCAGCGCGAGATGGGTACCAGCGGCAAACTCGAGGACGGCCGCGGCCGGTACAACGGCACCTTCTCCGAGCAGGACTTCGACATGGCGGTCGACGCCTACGTCGACGAGTACGTCCTCTGTTCGGAGTGTGGCCTGCCGGACACCCGTCTCGTCCGCGAGGACCGCACGCCGATGCTGCGCTGTGACGCCTGCGGCGCGTTCCGCCCGGTCACCAAGCGCTCCGCGAGCAGCCAGCAGCAACAGCAGCAAGAGGCCGTCGAAGAGGGCAAGACCTACACCGTCGAGATCACCGGCACCGGCCGCAAGGGCGACGGCGTCGCCGAGAAGGGCGAGTACACGATCTTCGTCCCCGGCGCCGAAGAGGGCGACGTCGTCGAGATCTACATCAAGAACATCTCGGGCAACCTCGCGTTCGCGAAACTGGCCTGA
- a CDS encoding DUF5789 family protein has translation MSEDGPNRDRAQDRIGQRKSERAEHTEAIFEDVQRHLGDLEYPVTSEELATEYGDEAIDMPNETESLGSVFDRLAGEQYDDPEEVREAVYGEITGEAGSPNEANAERDLAALDEEKQGSPSERGGDSL, from the coding sequence ATGAGCGAGGACGGGCCGAACCGCGACCGCGCACAGGATCGTATCGGGCAGCGCAAGTCGGAGCGGGCCGAGCACACCGAAGCCATCTTCGAGGACGTCCAGCGCCACCTCGGCGACCTCGAGTACCCCGTCACGAGCGAGGAACTGGCCACGGAGTACGGCGACGAGGCGATCGACATGCCGAACGAGACGGAGTCGTTGGGCAGCGTCTTCGATCGGCTGGCGGGCGAACAGTACGACGACCCCGAAGAAGTTCGGGAAGCGGTGTACGGCGAAATTACGGGCGAAGCGGGGAGTCCGAACGAGGCCAACGCCGAACGCGACCTCGCGGCGCTGGACGAGGAGAAACAGGGGTCGCCGAGCGAGCGGGGCGGCGACTCGCTGTAA